AATAAATAACTATTGTGAAAGATGTCATTACATTTGTGTTAATATAATTTTGTCTTAATTTTACAAGCATATTTAATTATTACACACTGTTTGCAGCCGGCGTCCATGATTTTTTTCTCATGTTTAGTAACTGAGGGAACCTCTGCTCAAAAACAGAACTTGAGAGGAAACAATTATACTAGAAGTCACACAGTTACAGTAAAGATGGTATTTTAGATGCATCATCACCATTACATTACTAATCGTGAGTGGCTACCACCTTAATTACAAGCAAGCTGTGTGTGGGCGCGGACTACCAGCTATACCCAAGAAGGCTGTCGAGGTCTTGCGTTTCTTGATCCACCATGGCAGCGCCGGCGTCCAGACGGGCGAGCACGTGCTCGTCGGCGAGCAGCTCCGGGGTGAagagcttcttccagccggtgcaCCATGCGACGGCCTCCCCGTACGACGGCTTCGCGGATTGCAGCCAGTGGCGCAGCGCGCTCTCCCATTTGTCGAAGAACTCCGCTTCTTCCAAGATCGACAGCACGTCTTTGGCGGGCAGGAGCGGCGCCCACAGCATCACCATGTGCAACGAGCTGTCCGTTTGCTTTGGGGGCGTGATCCTCAGCTCCCGCATCAGCCGTGTCAGCTCAGGCAGGATGTGGCGCCTGACGAAGATTTCCCAGTGCGCCGGGTCGAAGTAGTCTTTCCACGGCCAGACTATGTCGTGGCTGGCGCCGCTGATCTTGCTCTCCACGATGTCGTAGAGGCTCTCCGGCAGGTGGCCGATCAGGGGAATCCAGGGGCGCAGCCAATCGTCGCAGTCCGGGTCCCACGACGGGCGCCACTGTTGGGCTTCCATGGCGAGCCTCGGCGGGAGAACCTTGTCGACGATGTAGCGCACGGTGGAAGGAGGCAACGCCGCCTTCCACGCCCCTAGCGCGCGCTTCCCCTGGAGCACCTCTCCGGACTTGACGATGGCCGCCAGAGCGTCCGCCGTCTCCACGCTGCTGTCCCCTTGAAGTTGCATCTCTTGCAGCAGCGTCAGAGTCTTCTCGTGGCACTCTCGTTCCAGCCGCAGGGCTCCTGCGACAGCCTCCCACTCACGGCACTCGTCTAAGTCGCCTTccaccggcgacggcggcggcgcgaccTGCAGGCCGTTGTCGTAAGGCTTGTCGCAATGTCCGATGCCGGCCCTGCGACGACGACGACGTGCGGCGGGTTGTATTGGGACGATGATGCCTTGGCCTTGTGCGCCAAGCCCGGAGCCGTCCTTGTAGTTCCAAAGCCGCATCATCTTGGCCACCGCTGGATTGGTGCACTTGTAGCTGCCCGGGGAGAGGGAGTCGTCGTCGTCCTTGTCGAGCAGCGCTCCGTTGAAGCTGGGTTGCAGTAGCGCCATGGTTGCCATGAGACGAGAGCGAACACCGTCGCTAGCTACTGGGATTCGATTCGCCGGCGTGCTGTTTGTTCGATCGGCTGACGCCTGTGAGAGTTGCGTACATATGGTATACGTAGGCAAGATTATATTAGGGGCCGCTAATTCGATTCCGTCCTGGAGACGAGCCTTCGACATTGAGCACGATTCCCTTTCTAACTCTCCAATAAGTATCCAATAAAAACTTCCGACCTCAGCTTGCCACTACtcggagtaaatagcataaaattACCACTTTTCGTCCTAtggtttcaaaaaactaccacaaatTTGTTTGTGACTGATAACTGCCAGAATCggcgtcggctgtttcaaaaaacccaaaacatCCGTGGCTAAGGAATTAAACCggtttatgacaggtcgggcccgcacctaaacgaaccgtttgtttgaccgttCGTTTGACCGCTAACTTACATGTGGGTCCTACACGTAAGTTTTGTAAAAAAGCAATCGGTCCCTAGAATAATTTTAAAAAAGCAATCGTGTCCTTGGAATAATtttaaaaaagcaatcgggtccctgggAGGTCGTCCTGCAGCTTGCACGCCCGCACGCGGCGACCTCGTCGGGCTGCACACGGCGACCTCGTCGGGCTGCTCGGCCGTGCTGCAGGGCCGGCGACGCGCTCCCTCCGGCCGCTCCCGTGCCCGGCTGTGCCTCGGGCGAGCCGCTGGAGCAGCCGCCGACTCCTTGGATGTGGTCGGCCTCTTCGTCGCGGAGGCGGCTAGCGGAGGTGGTCGGCCTCTCTGTCGAGGCGGGCAGCGGAGGTGGCCGACCTCTGTGCGGCAGCGGGCATCGGAGGTGGGCGGTGTGCCCCTCCATGGGGCTTCGGCACGGTCGCCGCGCTGCCGCGCGCCATCGGGAGGTGCTGAGGGGCCACCGCGAGCCGCGCCGGGGCAAGGGGGCACGGGCCGCCGCCGGCAGCCCCTGCCTTCATGCCCTCTGGAGGTGAGCTCGCCGGTGGCGGCGTGGCGGCCGCTAGGTGGAGGCGGAGCTCCAGTGGGGTGGGAAAGGAGGCGAGGTGGACGGCGGCTGGGAGCTGGCtggagggacccgattgcttttcaTTTTTTTGGCTGGGACCTGATTGATTTTATACCACGTCAGTTAACAGTCAAACGaacggtcaaacaaacggttcgtttaggtgcgggcccgacctgtcataaaccGGTTTAATTCCTTAGCCACGGatgttttgggttttttgaaacagccaacGCCGATTTTGGTGTTATCAATCACAAACAAATTTGTGGTGGTTTTTTGGAAGCATAAGACGAAAAAAGtgatagttttatgctatttactccacTACTCTTATCGACCCAGAGACACGGACGCGCGACATGTCGACAACCGCCGGCAGCACCCAGTCGTCGTCATCGCCGCCGTGGTCCAACCTGCCCGACGACCTCCTCGGCATGGTCCGCCAAAGGCTTGCCTCCCTGCGCGATCGcgagcgcgtcgccgccgtttGCAAGGGGTGGCGCGCCGCCGCATCGCGCCGGCGGCCGCCGGCCAGCCCGCAGCTGCTCGTGTATCCTCTGCGTGGACGATTCGTCGGGAACAAGCTCCTGCGCGGCCCCGACGACTGCTTTGTCGTGCGCGTCCCAGACAAGATGGAACACAAGAGGTTCGTCGGCTCGCACGACGGTGGTTGGGTCGCTGCGGTCGATGATCTCTCCCTCGTGATCGTCAACTTCTTCTCCGGTGTGCTCGCGCAATCTACTCAACGTCAGGCCGACCAGCCTCCGGAAAATCATCTTCTCGGAAGCCCCCACCTCCAGCAGCTGCATCCTCGCCGCCATCGATTACCGGGGCTCCGACGTCTTGCTCTGCAAAGTTGGCGGCCGCGAGAGCGGGTGGACCATAAAATATATGCAAGGAAGGACGGTCAGCGACATCGCGTTTTGTAACGGCCAGCTCTATGGCCTCACGGCTCGTGACGAACAGCTGGTCAAGTTTGAAATCGACGTCAAAGAAGACGGCACGCCGGTCATCACATCCAGTCACCCCCTGGCCATCCAAACACGCCACGGTCCCACGTATGAGGATGATCCCTACATCTTCGAGCTGCACGGCAAGCCGTCAATGGCGATACGTACCTGGTGGCTGCCCAACCACGTCGACCCTTTCTTCAAGATCTTCACGCTTGTTGAGACCGATAATGTCAAGCCTTACAAATACAAGTGGGCAGAAGTGGTGAATTTTGATGAACACGCCTTGTTCTTGGGGTCAAATTGGTCTAAGGCGGTGCACGTGCCGGTAGGTCGACACCATGGTTTGCAAAGAAACCATATCTACTACGAGGCACAAACCACATGCCCAACAAATGAGTTGCCGGATGATGTGGTGTACTCCATGACAATGTACTACAGCGAGCACGTGTATTGCAGAATAGACCAAAGTGTTGGCGATGGTGTGGAACGGATAGGATATCACCTCACGGGTTGATTCTGGCATGTGGCTTTACCCTTCAAATTTGTAGCAAAGTATTAGTTAGTCGAGGAGGTATATACACCCTAACTATGTTACATTCAATTGTCATTAATATTCTGTAAATTTATTTTGTAGTCTTCTATTATTAAAGCAGAGTTGATTCAGTCGCCTTCCCTCCTCACTCCTTTCCCCCCTCCCAACAACACCCTCCTTTCTTGGGTTTCCGTTGATTTTTTGATACTGTCAACCGATGCCAGACAAAAATAAAACCAACATAAATAGAGTAACTTGAAATAATCTAAACCAAATCGATACTTTTCTAAAATCACGTcatgcattaactcaatcaaaaCAAATCGAATCTTCCCAAAATCACATTCCTTCCATTCCCCTACAAATACCCGAATCTAATCAAATCTTATTAAAACCTCAACTAAACCAAACTTTTCATGGCATTCACTACCCATACTCAAATCAGATAAATATTATCGGTCTAGAATATGGTGGGTGGAAGGCATATGTCGCATATAACTAGTGTTGAACAACCACTAGAATATCTATGtgcccattgcaacgcacggagcaatcaactagtatattataaaagaACGGCAATGATACATCTCCTCTGCCTCTCAAACCGCCTATCAAGTCTCATCCTATTATGTGTTGCAAATCTTCCTAGGCCCCAACTCTTTTAAATTTACATGTGTCGCTAGATATTGTCAATAGCATTTGACTATTTACAAAAGAATTGTCCATATTACAATCCTAAACTTGACACTCGGTTTAAGATTCATCCATCAACTTTAAAAGCGGTCGTCTCACACCCCGAACTAACCATCCGGTCCATGAATCAACCCCCACCTGGTTTTGACTCATCAAAGTGGTTTTGACTTGGGCACCGCCACATCATATTTTGACCCTTCCCTACATGTGGGACCCACCCAGAAAAAAAAGAAACCATCTATGGCGAGGATGGAGTGCCTCGCCATGACCCCTGTACATGGGGTTCCAAGAAAGCATATCACTGATAGATCTGCTAGGGCACATGGACGCGTGAGTCAGCGACATGTGCATGCGGGGCCTACAACCAACCATCGACGCCTCAAGGAGACCTTCACATGATGCAATCGACCAATGAGACGAAGGATTCACTAGTGGTTGCTCAAGCAACAACCAAAGGTGGCCGTGGTGTCGAAGAATACACATTAATCCCAACAGAGGAAAGCCTAGAACAAAGAACTGATTGGGGGTTCCTCTTCCTTATGTTGCTGGGAAGCAGGATCGAACGAGGACGATGCCATGGGTGGGAAGCAGCCAATCTTCTACAAGTAGGTCGCCGTGTGTTGGTCAGTACAACACGCTGGTTTGCTCGAGCTATTCCAGGGTCTTAATTGTTACAGATATATTCGGTATTTAGAGATTGCAGCAGATTAGATAGCAATTATTGCCATCTTATCTCTAGGAGGGGATCCATTTACCTAGGCTCATCATATACAATGACTATATGACTATTAGAGATAAGATGGAAACAATTGATATCTAATCCGGTGCAATTTTAAAAAGGTTGCcgtgaaaaagaaagaaaaactaaacCAAATCCGGCCTAAAGAAAAGGTGActgataggcgccggtgcgccggcctaAATTTGGGCCGGACGCACGCTGGCGGCCAGATGCGGCCCCGCACAGCCGTTTGATGTGTTCTTCCCACCGCGTACAGATCTGGGAAAAACACACGGGCCATGATGGCCACCACCCACCGCCACATCGCACAGCGAGTGTCTGTCCTCCTCCATTTGCCCTCGCTGTCGGCAGTTGTTGCCGTGTGCGCCGCCGATGCTCGCTGTCGATCGCTCGCAACAAAAAGAAAGTTACCAAAAGCACCATTGTGTCGCCGGCCCGTTGAATCATTTGAAAATACTAGTTCTAGCAAAAACAGACtactatggtagcaaaaatggcGTTGGTCCAACAAAAACGAATTCTGGTGGTACTGTTTTTTGGCTGGTTCCAGCAAACCAGAtagttggttccagcaaaaaagagAGCTGATTCCAGCAAAAAAGAGAGCTAGTTCCAGCAAAAGAGAAAAACGTCGTCGCCATCCTCACCGGTGGTTGCTCGCTGTCATGGCAAAATGGGATGCTAGTTCCAGCAAAACAAagagctggttccagcaaaaacaaagaGCTGGTCGCATGGAACACCGTCTTTTCTCCTGATTTCTTTCGCTACCTCCCTTCGGTAAAACGGTCGCCACTTCTTCATACGAACTCAGAATTTGacattcttgggctcgttggattcGTACGGAGCCAATCCATTTTTGATTTTAGATCTTGATTTGGAGCATTTTGGAAAAAATAACCTTTTCCACCTTTGAAATGGCTAAGTCTGGGTCCTGAATGTCCACCGTTTGAACTCCTTTCATTGTGCTAAGTACTTGGAAAGTCCGCATCACCTACAAGACACACAAAGACAAAGAAAACTAATAAAAACCAACTAGGAATAAAGATTATGCAATGCTCGCGGTGAAAAGGACAAAAACTGGAAATCCTACATATGGACATATAATTAGCTCAATGGAACATGATATGACTTGATATACAGAGATATTGTGCAAGAAATGAGCTCTAAAGATGCGTAAAATATGGAGCCATCGAATCTGCTTCACCAGGTTCCAGTGAGTGTCACGAGGAgagtgcatatgaagacacacctgctggaCAACGTACTGCAAGTCTGGCCTGGTGAGCGTCAAGTACGATGATGCAAAACTCAAAAAGagaagcaaacaagaaccaagaaagatgatgcaaggatgcaatggtttgagctctctatgaatgatacgatcaagctactcatcgagagccccccttgatagtacggcaatcgatcctataacccggtctcccaactaccatcatgagaccggtaaaatagaaaacctaccaAGGGCaaactttgccttgcacatggtccacttgagctagatgaagacgatcttgactacctcaagttggaccacctttcttgattgcgttggctcgatgaagactagttgattgctcccccatactccactatgggtgagccacttttccgcacatcttcacaagtccattgtcaccacaatggacgacaagcttcaaggatttgatatcttcgtgatgcttccttgaacttgcacaccgcaacctaaccccacaaagaactctcacgaagatcatgggttagtacacaaagcgtaattgacaatgcttaccataccatgggatcgcttgatccctctcggtacatctactacgctttgtgtgttgatcaacttgattcactcttttacttagtcttgatcaacctctcataAGACCAAtttttaggtaattccttgaatagcaccttggtcatcacaaactctccttgaaaccaacacatgtactccaaggaaagcctatggacaaaaccttcaaatataactcaacgcaaccattagtccataaagattgtcatcaattaccaaaaccaaacatgggggcaccgcatgttctttcactccCCCCTAGTCTCGTCGGTGCCCTGTATACACCGGtagcggtgggggggggggggtggcattTCAGCCCGTGCTTTTACGGGTCCGCttggccgccgcccgcgccggcacGTAAATCAGTTTTTCCATGAACTGTATACACATTTTGCGGGTTGGCATTATACGGGGTCTGCAAGAGATGCTCTGAGCCGCCGCCGCCCAAGGCGCCTCCGTCTACGCCTCCATGCCGTGCGGGTgcccccttttcctttttcatATCTCTGTCTGTGCgctttttttgggttttctttgtgGTTGACACACACCCAAAACCGCCCCGCGAATGACATAACTGCTAAAAAAACCAAGTTTTTCTTAAAGGAAATTCGCCGAGCCGCCCTGACACTTCGAGTCCCAATCATGGAGCAACTGCACAGCATTTCCCCCATCCCCTTTATTTTCACCCTTttactttttttttgagacaatttcATCCTTTTACTGTAGCACAACAGCTGGACGCACGTGCCGAACTCATGTCGGACGATAAATGGTTTTCGAACGAAATTTGCTGGACCATGGTCCAGCATCTGCTCCGAACTAGTACACCCAGCCCACCTCCGTCCGTTTCGCCGTTACGCACAAACGCGCACCCCCAGTATTCCTACCGTACAGCCGCGCCATACGACGACCCCACCTTCTTTCGTTCATTTTTAGTGGCTCGCTGTAAAATGCATTCAATGCGGCTGACCTGTCCGATCTGGACGAACCAACGGCGTGGATAGTGCTATTATATGGTAGTATGACCCAAAACGCTCCTCTCAGCATCGGTGATATTCTCCAAAAAAATATCAATGACTCCTCTTCATGATTTTATAACCTCATCCGCAAATCCTTTTTGATAGTTCTAAAATCCAAATAAATGCACAAGAGCGACAAACCAATTATAATGAAATATCTTAATAGAATTAACCTATATAGATAATGAATTAGTGGTTAATGGTATTACCGTGTACATACAGAGGTTCCGGCCGGCAAGACAAGAAGTGGTTAACTGCTGATCCATTGATGCCCTGGTTCTGGTTGGATCCAAGAAGGAGGCCCCTAGAGCCCTAGGCGGAGCATTAGAGAAGCGATCAGATCACAGTATCACACAAAGAGGCGCCAAGCCGGAGCACTAGAGTAGCAATCTCTCGCGGTTGGCCGTCACTCTCCGATCTCTGCACCGTAGCCGCCGCCGGTTGCCGCTTTCGTCGCGTACAGGTAGATTGTAGTCGCGTAGTTGTATCGATAGGCTACGAGCGAAAGAAAATCTTAGGAAACGAGCGAAAGAAGATAAGAGGACGACCGTAGATTGCTCCTGGGCTCCCGGAACGTGTGCCCTTTGACTATGCGATTCCCATAGGCTGACCAGCAGCAAAAAATTTAGGCCATGGGCTACGGCCCACATGCATggtgggggcccggggcggccgcccctccTGCCCCCCCAGGACCGGCCCTGCGACAATGGAGCGGTAGAAGGGAACATCCGAGGCTGGTAACCCATCATGAACAGAAAGCTTGGCCTTTTTATCAAGTGTAGGGACGTGTGTGCAATTAAGCATGCCATTACACTCGAGCAACTCGTGGGCGTACTTCTGTTGATGTAGAAAGAACCCATCAGCGCGGCGAACCACCTCAATCCCGAGGAAGCTCGTGCGGTGGACCAGTGACGATTGCACACAATCGTTGGAGAAGATAAGGCCATTATGAAAGGGGGAGATAGCATAGATTTTCCACCAATTGGGTCACACCAATCTTGTTAAATCATGGGTCCTACACGATCGAtggtgtccaattaaaacttcaaTGAGCAGCCCATATCAAATGGCCCCATGTAAATCCAGAAGAAGATAAGATGGCTATCAATTGCTTGAGTGGGGATGATGTGAGGAGACAAAAACTTAGGAGGAGATATGCTGAACTATTGGAGAAGCAGGTTGCCTAAGAAGATGTTCGTTTGATAATATATAAGCCCCTTTGCTCTTAGAAAAACGACGATGTTGAAGTATTCAACTACTCAAAAAGGGTGAATAAGCAAAAATAATTTAGCGAAAGCCATGGTGTGATATGTGGTTTGCTGATGCTACATTGGTGTTTTGTGGCCACATGTATTATACTTATCATTCATGTGTTAAAGTGAGGACCGGCACAAACAACGCACCGCCCATTTACCACGCTGATCGATCCGCAGTCCTACAAAATTGTTGTCTCCTTCACTCCTTACCACAACATACAGCCACCACCCTGCACACTCCCTAAACGCTGAGTAGTGTCCCTTTAATCTCCATTCCACAGCAGACATCCGTCCACCTCTTTTCTAGCTTCCGCAGTACACCACCCCCTCGCCAGTAGTCAATCCCATGCTGACGCCACCACCTAGTAATGAAGCTTCCCACAGCTTTATTTCCCTCTGGCGTTCTCAAAGAGCAATTTCACCATCGTCGATCAGGTCTTGAGGCCGCCACTTGCTCCTCCTCAGACCAATGTAACCCCATTATATTCCTTGTCTTCCCAAATAGCACAACATAGTGCATAGAGGAGACAAACACAAGGTCATGTGTGGCATGTAGCCTTGTCCCACGGAATCGACACAAACATCGGAGGGTTGCCACATGTAGGCCACAAAGTCAGAGAGATGGTCCGCACATGCCCTCGACGGCCTTCACAGATAGCCCGCACATAAACTTGGAGGACATTTTACCAAGCCGACAGAAAACCTATATACGTTGAGGAGACGAATGACGGAAGAAGTAAAGCAGAGTGAGGACATGCCAAGATCATCCTTGCAATTGAATTTTTTGACAATAACGCACTACTTATAGGAGAGAAATATTGCTCTCTTCTTGATCCACCTCGCCCTTCCTCCTCCATCGTCGTCATCAGATGGCGTGATCGGGCGAAGCCCAGTCGGCGTCGACGACGAAAAGGCTTCTCGCCTCCTCGCGCGTGGGATCTGGTACAGACTGGCTACGATGGGTTGGGACAGGATACCATGATTTGTAGGGTCACGATGGCATGACGGGCGATCCTCCCAAATGCAACGCTGGTAGCTTCGGCGACATTGACTTCTAGTTGGCGCGACATGTGTGTGGTGGCCATGATGTCGAGCTGGGCTCCGCCTAAATCTGGTGTCCATTGGCGACTGGCGGCGCAGGATGACAACTTTTGTTGTGCCTTGTCCGGTAGCGGCTGGTGGCGACGATGGCCTGGC
This region of Triticum aestivum cultivar Chinese Spring chromosome 2D, IWGSC CS RefSeq v2.1, whole genome shotgun sequence genomic DNA includes:
- the LOC123049575 gene encoding septin and tuftelin-interacting protein 1 homolog 1-like; this encodes MATMALLQPSFNGALLDKDDDDSLSPGSYKCTNPAVAKMMRLWNYKDGSGLGAQGQGIIVPIQPAARRRRRRAGIGHCDKPYDNGLQVAPPPSPVEGDLDECREWEAVAGALRLERECHEKTLTLLQEMQLQGDSSVETADALAAIVKSGEVLQGKRALGAWKAALPPSTVRYIVDKVLPPRLAMEAQQWRPSWDPDCDDWLRPWIPLIGHLPESLYDIVESKISGASHDIVWPWKDYFDPAHWEIFVRRHILPELTRLMRELRITPPKQTDSSLHMVMLWAPLLPAKDVLSILEEAEFFDKWESALRHWLQSAKPSYGEAVAWCTGWKKLFTPELLADEHVLARLDAGAAMVDQETQDLDSLLGYSW